One Solanum pennellii chromosome 10, SPENNV200 genomic region harbors:
- the LOC107002281 gene encoding Fanconi anemia group J protein homolog gives MKKFKRAPPPPPPPSSSATQGPKPSKHVVHIGGIPVEFPYQPYGTQLAYMNRVIVTLDRAHRDGHSHALLESPTGTGKSLSLLCSTLAWQQNCKSKNRYSYFTHSKPDPQALVDPIGHGGGFIPETQPSGNPDTAPPAASNGTKKKKPAPTIFYASRTHSQITQVIREYRKTSYRVPMAILASRKHYCTNVNVRGQDNIDEQCKLLLKDQEAGCSEFKNAHKVKGHPSIQKGGCHEAHDIEDLVKVGQIVKGCSYFGARSLADDAELVFCPYNYIINPVVRRAMEVNIKGAIIIIDEAHNIEDICRDAGSVDVEEDILLQLQMELEQLIQSDTMIYQPLVEMTQDIRSWIARKKNTLEKHGFQHYASCWTGDKALKELQEANVTKQCFPILQECASKAIKAASEAEPGTDHLSGMAASVLEGLVSSLSYFFSGDGLHVCDYQLALQHYVKKSPGSAVGSWTQTFSLWCLNPAVVFREIADSCLSVILTSGTLSPMDSFSSELGVTFGTSLEAPHVIDVESQLCAAVISRGPRNYPLNASFKTADSYAFQDALGTSLEEICKIVPGGCLVFFPSYKLMEKLSSRWKETGQWARLNARKPIFTEPRGGQEEFESVLNGYYSSINQREKLVMGRKKKAKGSALSDGTPLEVSNENKKEGAAFLAVCRGKVSEGIDFSDEKARVVIIVGIPFPNINDIKVDLKKKFNNTYKSSKNLLSGSEWYCNQAFRALNQATGRCIRHRFDYGAVILLDERFCEARNRAYISKWLRNSIRHHSSFDKSMEELKSFFRDVKERVGKAASSIQSSVVDIEENAFVTNSIITRQKNQKFGTSDVKGLKEEENCALICQKAPLLCQSSCIDTMYNTSSTKMRIDAPHLMLNDDEDSDGRRAYIDSECDSAFSSRFSGDPLIVSHAADPQLTIVKETPATDDIIHISSPQSFSKDEYSSSTIIQASSDLSDHLANHSTTHQKTELGCKSPCLTITPQKDVYTKANMISFDVESPINSSVNSHVGKRIKRLDLSSIVHLDAEEFDTQMTKIPMHDSSTCKSRKIKDANQMIDSCSRISQLDKELEKSKSPWSSVLNNYETSVVQSNLAMYERLQIFCSLCNNPLGLPENNLFVVCSRTLSTKTHLKSLWKGQPETPGPSRHSIPILIANFSSVDQRIYERTSDNLSVQGIWCKEDGCVFKTIFCPFCVNSRHCLGVQVMASDASNVQLLNKVLLYCDCLMIKEPDASRKELSPSNNLSSDRGLSSIESFTFTPEQQNLGGWRTTKSKMRLPKRSISSSAQR, from the exons ATGAAGAAATTTAAACGAGCACCGCCGCCGCCGCCGCCGCCGTCGTCGTCGGCGACGCAAGGTCCTAAACCGTCAAAGCATGTGGTGCATATAGGTGGTATTCCGGTGGAGTTCCCATACCAACCCTACGGCACACAGTTGGCTTACATGAATCGAGTTATTGTGACACTCGATCGAGCACACAGGGATGGACATTCTCATGCGCTGCTTGAGTCTCCTACAGGTACGGGAAAGTCGCTTTCCCTTCTTTGCTCGACTCTTGCTTGGCAGCAGAACTGCAAGTCGAAGAATCGTTATTCTTATTTTACTCACTCTAAACCCGATCCGCAAGccctagttgatcctattggtCACGGTGGTGGATTTATTCCTGAAACGCAGCCTTCAG GGAACCCGGATACAGCTCCACCTGCTGCAAGTAATGGGACGAAAAAGAAAAAACCGGCACCTACCATCTTTTATGCCTC GAGGACACATTCACAAATTACTCAAGTGATTCGGGAATACAGAAAGACAAGTTATCGGGTGCCAATGGCTATACTG GCTTCACGAAAACACTACTGTACAAATGTGAATGTACGAGGTCAAGACAACATTGATGAACAATG CAAGTTGTTATTAAAGGATCAGGAGGCTGGATGCTCAGAATTCAA AAATGCTCACAAAGTAAAAGGTCATCCATCCATTCAGAAAGGAGGGTGCCACGAGGCTCATGATATTGAAGATCTTGTTAAAGTTGGACAAATTGTCAAAG GCTGTTCTTATTTTGGAGCACGTTCCCTGGCTGATGATGCGGAGTTAGTGTTCTGTCCATACAACTATATCATCAATCCAGTTGTTAGAAGAGCAATGGAAGTAAATATAAAAGGAGCCATCATTATTATCGATGAAGCCCA CAATATTGAAGACATTTGTCGTGATGCTGGTAGTGTTGATGTTGAGGAGGATATTTTGCTTC AGTTGCAGATGGAACTGGAGCAACTCATACAATCTGATACAATGATTTACCAACCTTTGGTAGAAATGACGCAG GACATAAGGAGTTGGATTGCTAGGAAGAAAAATACTTTAGAAAAGCACGGTTTCCAACACTATGCCTCATG TTGGACTGGTGACAAGGCCTTGAAAGAGCTACAAGAAGCCAATGTGACGAAGCAGTGCTTTCCAATTTTACAGGAATGTGCCTCAAAG GCCATCAAAGCTGCCTCTGAAGCAGAGCCAGGGACAGATCATTTGAGTGGCATGGCAGCATCTGTATTAGAAG GACTAGTCTCCTCACTTAGTTACTTCTTCTCGGGAGATGGGCTTCATGTGTGTGATTATCAGCTAGCTTTACAACACTATGTCAAGAAAAGTCCTG GAAGTGCTGTTGGTAGCTGGACACAAACTTTTAGTTTGTGGTGCCTAAATCCAGCAGTTGTATTCAGAGAAATTGCTGATTCTTGTCTATCAGTGATCCTAACATCAGG GACTCTATCACCAATGGATTCATTTTCCTCTGAACTTGGTGTTACTTTTGGTACTTCTCTGGAAGCTCCACATGTTATAGACGTTGAATCACAG TTATGTGCTGCTGTAATCTCGAGAGGACCAAGAAATTATCCGTTGAATGCAAGTTTCAAAACAGCTGATTCATATGCTTTTCAG GATGCACTTGGCACATCTTTGGAGGAAATATGCAAGATTGTTCCAGGTGGTTGTCTAGTATTTTTTCCTAGCTATAAGCTGATGGAGAAACTAAGCAGTCGCTGGAAAGAAACAGGTCAATGGGCCCGACTTAATGCTCGAAAGCCAATTTTCACTG agCCGAGAGGGGGTCAAGAAGAATTTGAATCAGTTTTGAATGGTTACTACAGTTCTATTAACCAAAGGGAGAAACTAGTGAtgggaagaaagaaaaaggcaAAAGGGTCAGCTCTTAGTGACGGTACTCCACTTGAAGTTTCAAATGAAAACAAGAAAGAGGGAGCTGCTTTTCTTGCTGTTTGTCGAGGAAAG GTTTCTGAAGGCATAGACTTTTCTGACGAGAAGGCTCGTGTAGTT ATAATTGTTGGGATTCCCTTTCCAAACAT AAATGATATTAAAGTCGATCTTAAGAAGAAGTTCAACAATACTTATAAGTCATCCAAAAATCTTCTGAGTGGTAGTGAGTGGTATTGTAATCAAGCCTTCAGAGCTCTTAACCAGGCTACAG GTCGTTGCATTCGCCATAGATTTGACTATGGAGCTGTGATCCTTTTAG ATGAACGTTTCTGTGAGGCAAGGAATAGAGCTTATATTTCAAAGTGGTTGCGGAATTCAATAAGACATCACAGCAGCTTTGACAAGTCAATGGAAGAACTGAAATCCTTTTTCAGAGATGTCAAA GAGCGTGTTGGCAAGGCAGCCAGTTCCATACAAAGTTCTGTTGTTGATATTGAAGAAAATGCTTTTGTTACCAATAGTATAATAACCAGGCAGAAAAACCAGAAGTTCGGCACTTCTGATGTGAAAGGGCTTAAGGaggaagaaaattgtgcattgATTTGTCAAAAAGCTCCGCTCCTATGTCAATCTTCATGTATTGATACCATGTATAATACATCCTCCACTAAAATGAGAATTGATGCCCCTCATTTGATGTTAAATGATGATGAGGATTCTGATGGTCGCAGAGCTTACATTGATTCGGAATGTGATTCAGCATTTTCGTCTAG GTTCTCTGGAGATCCATTGATAGTTTCACACGCTGCTGACCCTCAATTAACTATTGTAAAAGAAACTCCTGCTACTGATGACATTATTCACATTTCTAGTCCTCAATCCTTCTCCAAGGATGAATATTCTTCCTCAACCATCATTCAAGCATCTAGTGATCTTTCAGACCACTTGGCAAATCATTCTACAACTCACCAAAAAACTGAGTTGGGTTGTAAATCTCCCTGTTTGACGATTACTCCTCAAAAAGATGTCTATACAAAAGCAAACATGATATCATTTGATGTTGAATCGCCAATTAACTCGAGCGTCAATTCTCATGTTGGGAAAAGGATAAAACGTCTGGATTTGTCATCCATAGTTCATCTTGATGCAGAAGAATTTGATACTCAGATGACCAAGATTCCCATGCATGATAGTTCTACATGTAAATCAAGGAAGATTAAAGATGCAAACCAGATGATTGATTCTTGTTCCAGAATTAGTCAATTAGATAAGGAACTGGAGAAGTCCAAATCTCCTTGGTCTTCAGTCCTGAATAACTATGAGACATCAGTCGTGCAGTCTAATCTTGCTATGTACGAAAGACTACAGATATTTTGCTCACTTTGCAACAATCCTCTAGGGCTTCCtgagaataatttatttgttgtgtGCTCACGAACTTTGTCAACAAAAACTCACTTAAAGTCTCTTTGGAAGGGTCAACCAGAGACCCCTGGTCCGAGCAGACACAGTATACCTATTCTCATAGCTAACTTTTCGTCTGTTGATCAACGCATCTATGAAAGAACCAGTGACAATTTATCTGTTCAGGGGATTTGGTGCAAAGAAGATGGCTGTGTTTTCAAAACTATTTTCTGTCCCTTCTGTGTAAATTCCAGACATTGTCTTGGTGTACAGGTCATGGCTTCAGATGCGTCTAATGTCCAGTTACTAAATAAG
- the LOC107001776 gene encoding UPF0481 protein At3g47200-like, protein MDKLSSKGTMFSKEEGRSIRGDEIFPDEHVITIHEGSNSKSHEISGNEREWLNSLEKSRDYPGSLQNPKMQKVPKMHREIKSNVRCYEPLVVSIGPFHHGKPELQPMEKYKKLLAIQLTEDKIFERKELLWLSTNSVSLDELYRKVKDIIPVVKECYDEDSIKDYNDEEFAQMIFLDGCFILEYLHCIVTGRYKELKMKSHDIAFIRRDLFLLENQLPFEVLDVLMSCKLKNNVGMEMIKKFILSAHTNPHQHQGFIQSIKDFFVDFFSDQHPESHTCTEKAMKTLLPAHLLEILKKNLINTKSFSENGCYLRGDWCSYRSAMELRRAGIHFRPGKSRHLSDIKFTSFHCSALLTLPPITIDDSTKSQFLNLAAYEACPDTPDDFGITSYVSFMDSLMDHAEDVKELRSKGILLNFLGSDQEVADLFNELARDLVPNPHAFVDVKDKIEKHYNNKGKIWIAEWKNTHFNTPWTVFAFIAALFVIGLQVTDTFLAGIQTFYAVHPKKD, encoded by the coding sequence ATGGACAAACTATCTTCTAAAGGAACAATGTTTAGTAAAGAAGAAGGTAGGAGCATACGCGGCGATGAAATATTTCCTGATGAACATGTCATCACAATTCATGAAGGTTCAAACTCGAAATCTCATGAAATCAGTGGAAATGAGAGAGAATGGCTAAATTCATTGGAGAAGAGCAGAGATTACCCTGGCTCATTGCAGAATCCAAAAATGCAAAAGGTACCAAAAATGCATCGCGAGATTAAGTCAAACGTAAGGTGTTATGAGCCTCTTGTGGTTTCTATCGGTCCATTTCACCATGGAAAACCAGAACTTCAACCAATGGAGAAGTACAAGAAGCTACTTGCAATTCAGTTAACTGaggataaaatatttgaaaggaaGGAGTTATTATGGCTTTCGACAAATTCAGTGTCTCTTGATGAGCTTTACAGAAAGGTGAAGGACATTATACCTGTTGTCAAGGAGTGTTATGATGAGGACTCGATCAAAGATTACAATGATGAGGAGTTTGCACAGATGATTTTCCTGGATGGATGCTTCATCCTTGAATACCTTCACTGCATTGTGACCGGGAGGTATAAGGAGCTGAAAATGAAGAGCCATGATATAGCTTTCATTCGTCGTGATCTTTTCTTACTTGAAAATCAGTTACCATTTGAAGTCCTGGATGTGTTAATGAGTTGTAAGCTCAAGAACAATGTAGGGATGGAGATGATAAAAAAGTTCATCTTGAGTGCACATACAAACCCTCATCAACATCAAGGATTCATTCAAAGTATCAAGGATTTCTTTGTTGATTTCTTCAGTGATCAACATCCTGAAAGCCATACATGTACTGAAAAAGCTATGAAAACTCTGCTTCCTGCTCATCTCCTtgagatattaaaaaaaaatctcataaaCACAAAGTCTTTCTCAGAAAATGGATGCTATCTAAGGGGTGACTGGTGCTCGTATCGTTCAGCTATGGAGCTACGTAGAGCAGGAATCCATTTCAGGCCTGGAAAGAGTCGTCATCTTTCTGACATTAAGTTCACTTCATTTCATTGCTCAGCTCTTTTAACACTTCCACCTATAACCATAGATGATTCAACCAAGTCACAGTTTTTAAACTTAGCCGCGTATGAAGCATGTCCTGATACACCAGATGACTTTGGAATTACGTCTTATGTTAGTTTCATGGATTCACTTATGGATCATGCTGAAGACGTGAAGGAGCTGAGATCAAAAGGTATACTACTTAACTTTCTTGGAAGTGATCAAGAAGTAGCAGATCTGTTCAATGAGTTAGCAAGAGATTTGGTGCCGAATCCACATGCCTTTGTTGATGTGAAAGACAAAATTGAGAAACATTACAATAACAAAGGCAAAATTTGGATTGCTGAATGGAAGAACACTCATTTTAACACTCCATGGACTGTTTTTGCATTCATCGCAGCACTTTTTGTCATTGGTTTGCAAGTCACTGATACATTTCTAGCAGGCATCCAAACCTTCTATGCAGTCCATCCAAAAAAAGACTAG